The Streptococcus respiraculi sequence TGGGGGTTGCTTTCACAGGAATGGGCATGATTATTGGTTTCATGTCTGGGGCGGTGTCGCCTGCCTCTGAAGCTCTTGCCTTAAATACAGGTATTTCCCTACCGGCCTTAGATTTGGGTTGGACTGGTGCAGCAAGTATCGTATGGTCTTGGACCTTTGCGTTCACATTTTTCGCAGTTCAAATTGCAATCAATATTTTAATGCTCAGCTTTAACTGGACCAAGACCTTGAACGTGGATATGTGGAACGTCTGGGGTAAGGCTTTGACTGGATATCTTGTCTATTATGTAAGTGGAAAATTATGGGCTGGTTTTCTTGTGGCGGCAATCCAAGTGGTGCTTGAGTTGAAGCTAGGCGATATGTTCCAAAAGCATATTGAAGATTTGACTGGTATTCCGATGGTCACTGTTACACACTGTATGAACCTATCAGCAGTTTTCATGTTGCCAGTAAATAAATTGATGGATAAAGTTCCATTCTTGAATAAAAAAGCAGATACAGACTCACTTCGCAAGAAGATTGGTATCTTCTCGGAAAACTCTGTAATGGGCTTTATCATTGGGGTGTGTCTTGGTTTTGCAGGAGCATACTCTGTTTCTAAGTCATTGAATTTAGGAATTCAAGTAGCGACGGCCATGGCTTTATTCCCGATGGTGAGCAAACTGTTCATGCAGTCTCTATCACCGCTCGCAGATTCCATGTCTGAATTTATGAAAAAACGATTCAATGATCGTGAAGTCTATATCGGAATGGACTGGCCATTGCTGGCAGGTCGCTCAGAAGTTTGGGTAACGCTTATCTTGATGGTGCCATTCTTCATTGGGTATTCATTGATTCTTCCAGGAAATACAGTATTACCAATTGCAGGAGTATTAAACTATTCTATCGCAGTAGGCGGGCTCTTGCTTACAGGTGGTAACTTGGCGCGTATGATGATTTTAGGCGTGATTTACTTACCACTTTACCTCTACAGTGCAACCTACTTTGCGCCAATTTTGACTGGTTTAGCAAATCAGACTGGTGCTGTTGATGTCGAAAAAGGAAAATTGATTACATGGTCTACTATCGAAGCACCAGAGTTGCGGATACTATTTGCTGAGGCCTTTAATGCAAATGTGCTTGCAATTGGAGGGGCGGTGTTATTCCTTGTCTTGTTCGTATGGTTATACAAAACAATGATACAACAAGATGTGCCGTCAAAACGCTATGAAAACTAAGAAAGCCTTTTGGTTAACATTACTATTAGTTGGTATTCTCTTATTCTTGCTTGGTCTCAATACAGGCTACTATATCTATAATCTAGCAGCGATTGTGCTAAGTTTTATCGTCTACCGTCAAGGATACGATGTCTTGTTTAAAGAATATGATGAAAGCCAAAAAGAAAAACGTGAGACCGCTGAAAAAATTTATGCGGCCTTACGTCAAGGAAAAAAGAAAGGGGAAGAGTAGATGACGAGTGGAAAAATTCTATTTTCAGAAGAAAGAAAAGCTCTCGCGGATGCGGTGTATTTGACCTATCATCGTAAAAATACAAATACAGCTGGAGGGAATTTCTCCTTCAAAACAGTTGATAAAAATGGTAAGGAATATATCATCATGACACCGTCCATGATGTCAGAAGCCTACCATGGAAAAATTAGTCCGTCACA is a genomic window containing:
- a CDS encoding PTS galactitol transporter subunit IIC produces the protein MSIFKDVIQWILNLGSAVFVPLIILVLGLLVGMKFKKAFISAITLGVAFTGMGMIIGFMSGAVSPASEALALNTGISLPALDLGWTGAASIVWSWTFAFTFFAVQIAINILMLSFNWTKTLNVDMWNVWGKALTGYLVYYVSGKLWAGFLVAAIQVVLELKLGDMFQKHIEDLTGIPMVTVTHCMNLSAVFMLPVNKLMDKVPFLNKKADTDSLRKKIGIFSENSVMGFIIGVCLGFAGAYSVSKSLNLGIQVATAMALFPMVSKLFMQSLSPLADSMSEFMKKRFNDREVYIGMDWPLLAGRSEVWVTLILMVPFFIGYSLILPGNTVLPIAGVLNYSIAVGGLLLTGGNLARMMILGVIYLPLYLYSATYFAPILTGLANQTGAVDVEKGKLITWSTIEAPELRILFAEAFNANVLAIGGAVLFLVLFVWLYKTMIQQDVPSKRYEN